The following coding sequences are from one Musa acuminata AAA Group cultivar baxijiao chromosome BXJ2-4, Cavendish_Baxijiao_AAA, whole genome shotgun sequence window:
- the LOC135609563 gene encoding uncharacterized protein LOC135609563 isoform X1: MAFSHSMLSLSQPKPCAAAAAAADAWRPPVPTRRLAFTVYSPSPYPFSRAEPASAVATLRRSKGKARAQMHESGSALAADALTSVKHVLLPITDRNPYLSEGTRQVGYTIPLSGTSHIRSFNAAATTTALAKKYGADITVVVIDDKPKESIPEHDAQLSSIRWHLSEGGFKEFGLMERLGEGKMPTAIIGEIADDLNLDLVVLSMEAIHSKYVDGNLLAEFIPCPVLLLPL; the protein is encoded by the exons ATGGCTTTCTCCCACTCTATGCTCTCCCTCTCCCAACCCAAgccctgcgccgccgccgccgctgctgctgatgCCTGGCGGCCACCGGTGCCCACTCGTCGTCTCGCTTTTACCGTCTATTCTCCATCTCCGTACCCCTTTTCCCGGGCTGAGCCGGCCAGTGCGGTTGCCACCCTCAGAAGAAGCAAAGGCAAAG CAAGAGCACAAATGCATGAATCTGGAAGTGCTTTGGCAGCGGATGCTTTAACAAGTGTTAAGCATGTGCTTCTTCCAATCACTGATCGGAACCCTTACCTTTCAGAGGGAACAAGACag GTTGGATACACTATTCCACTTTCTGGGACTAGTCACATCCGATCATTTAAT GCTGCAGCAACCACCACTGCCCTCGCAAAAAAATACGGAGCTGATATCACAGTTGTTG TTATCGATGACAAGCCAAAAGAGTCGATTCCCGAACATGATGCTCAACTATCTAGTATCCGATGGCACCTTTCAGAAG GTGGATTCAAGGAGTTTGGCTTGATGGAACGATTGGGAGAGGGGAAGATGCCAACTGCTATCATAGGCGAGATAGCTGATGACTTGAACTTGGATCTGGTGGTCTTAAGCATGGAAGCAATTCACTCGAAGTATGTTGATGGAAATCTGTTGGCAGAGTTCATCCCATGCCCGGTCTTACTTTTACCTCTCTAA
- the LOC135609563 gene encoding uncharacterized protein LOC135609563 isoform X2 gives MAFSHSMLSLSQPKPCAAAAAAADAWRPPVPTRRLAFTVYSPSPYPFSRAEPASAVATLRRSKGKARAQMHESGSALAADALTSVKHVLLPITDRNPYLSEGTRQAAATTTALAKKYGADITVVVIDDKPKESIPEHDAQLSSIRWHLSEGGFKEFGLMERLGEGKMPTAIIGEIADDLNLDLVVLSMEAIHSKYVDGNLLAEFIPCPVLLLPL, from the exons ATGGCTTTCTCCCACTCTATGCTCTCCCTCTCCCAACCCAAgccctgcgccgccgccgccgctgctgctgatgCCTGGCGGCCACCGGTGCCCACTCGTCGTCTCGCTTTTACCGTCTATTCTCCATCTCCGTACCCCTTTTCCCGGGCTGAGCCGGCCAGTGCGGTTGCCACCCTCAGAAGAAGCAAAGGCAAAG CAAGAGCACAAATGCATGAATCTGGAAGTGCTTTGGCAGCGGATGCTTTAACAAGTGTTAAGCATGTGCTTCTTCCAATCACTGATCGGAACCCTTACCTTTCAGAGGGAACAAGACag GCTGCAGCAACCACCACTGCCCTCGCAAAAAAATACGGAGCTGATATCACAGTTGTTG TTATCGATGACAAGCCAAAAGAGTCGATTCCCGAACATGATGCTCAACTATCTAGTATCCGATGGCACCTTTCAGAAG GTGGATTCAAGGAGTTTGGCTTGATGGAACGATTGGGAGAGGGGAAGATGCCAACTGCTATCATAGGCGAGATAGCTGATGACTTGAACTTGGATCTGGTGGTCTTAAGCATGGAAGCAATTCACTCGAAGTATGTTGATGGAAATCTGTTGGCAGAGTTCATCCCATGCCCGGTCTTACTTTTACCTCTCTAA
- the LOC103980652 gene encoding blue copper protein 1b, translating to MSPTVDLVELPDKYSSTPVDDDQPLPKLDHPQNDASAMELHSIISYTLFLVFMSVLLLENLVGAASYTVGDAEGWTYGLDYQRWAQKYNFTVGDALLFSYIRGQHDVYRVVEDTFRSCDVSSGVMSSYDSGNDVVNLTRAAKYWFLCNVKGHCRGGMRFGITVARASPSPSGGGDGESPFPTSPPPPLPGNAGASVARTTWWLVVIGLWFVINYLGVD from the exons ATGAGTCCAACAGTTGACTTGGTAGAGCTCCCAGATAAGTACTCATCCACACCAGTAGATGATGACCAGCCATTGCCAAAGCTGGATCACCCGCAGAACGACGCATCAGCCATGGAACTGCACTCCATCATAAGCTACACCCTCTTCCTCGTCTTCATGTCCGTTCTGTTGCTTGAAAACCTCGTCGGGGCTGCATCCTACACCGTCGGCGACGCCGAGGGATGGACGTACGGGTTAGATTACCAGAGGTGGGCGCAGAAGTACAACTTCACGGTCGGCGATGCTCTAC TGTTCAGCTATATCAGGGGACAGCATGACGTGTATCGGGTGGTGGAAGATACATTCCGATCCTGCGACGTGAGCTCCGGCGTCATGAGCTCTTATGATTCCGGCAACGACGTGGTGAACCTGACGCGGGCCGCCAAGTACTGGTTTCTGTGCAACGTCAAGGGACACTGCAGGGGCGGGATGAGATTCGGGATCACCGTGGCGAGAGCAAGCCCGAGCCCCAGCGGAGGTGGCGACGGAGAGTCTCCCTTCCCGACATCTCCACCGCCACCGCTGCCCGGTAATGCCGGCGCATCCGTAGCAAGGACGACGTGGTGGCTTGTGGTGATAGGTTTGTGGTTCGTGATCAACTATTTAGGAGTAGATTGA
- the LOC103980653 gene encoding ABSCISIC ACID-INSENSITIVE 5-like protein 2 isoform X1 yields the protein MLLWPTSSMEQVWQDISLSSSLREEDVPSTPSPSLYGASTAAASCSFGGNLKETSNRILPAPLSLSFGCLDSSIDGVGSGRVVDCCPKKHALEQRWNGSFSSGTDVDRRKKRMIKNRESAARSRARKQSCVRQAYTNELEQAVDHLLYENRFLKRQCEELKRATVHQLPVATKSSTLQRTLTAPF from the exons ATGCTGTTATGGCCAACTAGCAGCATGGAACAAGTGTGGCAGGACATCAGCCTGAGCTCTTCTCTTCGAGAAGAAGACGTGCCCTCCACGCCTTCTCCCTCGCTCTATGGCGCCAGCACAGCAGCCGCTTCCTGCTCCTTCGGTGGGAACTTGAAGGAAACCAGTAATCGCATTCTTCCTGCTCCCCTCAGCCTCAGCTTCGgctgtcttgactccagcatcgATGGGGTCGGCAGTGGTAGAGTCGTCGACTGCTGCCCTAAGAAGCATGCGCTGGAGCAGCGGTGGAATGGGAGCTTCAGCAGCGGGACTGACGTCGACCGCAGGAAGAAACGGATGATCAAGAACAGGGAGTCGGCAGCTCGATCGAGAGCCCGGAAACAG TCTTGCGTGCGTCAGGCTTACACGAACGAGCTGGAGCAGGCGGTCGATCATCTACTGTACGAGAACAGGTTCCTGAAGAGACAGTGCGAGGAG CTGAAGAGAGCTACGGTGCATCAGCTCCCGGTGGCTACAAAGAGCTCCACCCTCCAGAGGACGTTAACAGCTCCATTTTAG
- the LOC103980653 gene encoding ABSCISIC ACID-INSENSITIVE 5-like protein 2 isoform X2, with amino-acid sequence MLLWPTSSMEQVWQDISLSSSLREEDVPSTPSPSLYGASTAAASCSFGGNLKETSNRILPAPLSLSFGCLDSSIDGVGSGRVVDCCPKKHALEQRWNGSFSSGTDVDRRKKRMIKNRESAARSRARKQAYTNELEQAVDHLLYENRFLKRQCEELKRATVHQLPVATKSSTLQRTLTAPF; translated from the exons ATGCTGTTATGGCCAACTAGCAGCATGGAACAAGTGTGGCAGGACATCAGCCTGAGCTCTTCTCTTCGAGAAGAAGACGTGCCCTCCACGCCTTCTCCCTCGCTCTATGGCGCCAGCACAGCAGCCGCTTCCTGCTCCTTCGGTGGGAACTTGAAGGAAACCAGTAATCGCATTCTTCCTGCTCCCCTCAGCCTCAGCTTCGgctgtcttgactccagcatcgATGGGGTCGGCAGTGGTAGAGTCGTCGACTGCTGCCCTAAGAAGCATGCGCTGGAGCAGCGGTGGAATGGGAGCTTCAGCAGCGGGACTGACGTCGACCGCAGGAAGAAACGGATGATCAAGAACAGGGAGTCGGCAGCTCGATCGAGAGCCCGGAAACAG GCTTACACGAACGAGCTGGAGCAGGCGGTCGATCATCTACTGTACGAGAACAGGTTCCTGAAGAGACAGTGCGAGGAG CTGAAGAGAGCTACGGTGCATCAGCTCCCGGTGGCTACAAAGAGCTCCACCCTCCAGAGGACGTTAACAGCTCCATTTTAG
- the LOC103980656 gene encoding SKP1-like protein 1 yields the protein MAKMITLKSSDGEVFEVDEAVAMESQTIKHMIEDDCAENGIPLPNVTSKILAKVIEYCRKHVDASAAAASKSSDDSSKLADDELKSWDAEFVKVDQATLFDLILAANYLNIKGLLDLTCQTVADMIKGKTPEEIRKTFNIKNDFTPEEEEEVRRENQWAFE from the exons ATGGCGAAGATGATCACGCTCAAGAGCTCCGATGGCGAGGTGTTCGAGGTCGATGAGGCGGTGGCCATGGAGTCGCAGACGATCAAGCACATGATCGAGGACGACTGCGCTGAGAACGGCATCCCGCTTCCCAACGTGACCTCCAAGATCCTTGCCAAGGTCATCGAGTACTGCAGGAAGCACGTCGACGCCTCTGCTGCTGCCGCCTCCAAATCCTCTGATGACTCTTCCAAGCTCGCCGACGACGAGCTCAAGTCCTGGGATGCCGAGTTCGTCAAGGTCGATCAGGCTACCCTCTTCGACCTTATCCTG GCTGCAAACTATCTGAATATTAAAGGGCTGCTGGATTTAACTTGCCAAACCGTAGCTGACATGATCAAGGGGAAGACACCGGAGGAGATCCGTAAAACCTTCAACATCAAGAACGACTTCACCcctgaggaagaggaagaggtgcGGAGGGAGAACCAGTGGGCCTTTGAGTGA